A section of the Rhodospirillales bacterium genome encodes:
- the odhB gene encoding 2-oxoglutarate dehydrogenase complex dihydrolipoyllysine-residue succinyltransferase — MTSIIVPSLGESVSEATIAKWLKKEGDPVKQDEPLVELETDKVTVEVNSPASGTLAVIGAKAGESVKPGAVIGDVAAGAAAPKAQESKPAPESPQQSTERPEATPKEPTPGPAARKMMADNNVAASEVAGTGRDGRVTKGDVIAHLEQPAAKPTPSAPPATTAAKSNPPRDLGAREERVKMTRLRQTIARRLKEAQNTAAMLTTFNEIDMTAILAMREAYKDKFEKRYGVKLGFMGLFVRAAIAGLREFPAVNAEIDGDDIIYKNHYDIGVAVSTPQGLVVPVVRDADAKSLADIEKDIGAYAKKARDGQLAPADMMGGTFTITNGGVFGSLMSTPILNAPQVGILGMHKTMQRPVVMPDGSIEARPMMYVALSYDHRIIDGREAVSFLVRVKECLEDPQRLVLEI; from the coding sequence ATGACCAGCATCATCGTCCCGTCTTTGGGTGAATCCGTTTCCGAAGCCACGATCGCCAAATGGCTGAAGAAGGAAGGTGATCCCGTCAAGCAGGACGAGCCGCTGGTCGAACTTGAAACCGACAAGGTGACGGTGGAGGTCAACAGTCCCGCTTCCGGCACGCTGGCCGTGATCGGTGCCAAGGCGGGCGAAAGCGTGAAACCGGGCGCAGTGATCGGCGATGTTGCCGCCGGTGCCGCTGCGCCAAAGGCGCAAGAAAGCAAACCTGCGCCTGAATCCCCGCAACAATCAACCGAACGCCCCGAAGCGACACCCAAGGAACCGACACCTGGTCCTGCCGCGCGTAAAATGATGGCCGATAACAACGTGGCCGCGTCTGAAGTCGCGGGCACGGGCAGGGACGGACGTGTCACCAAGGGCGACGTGATCGCGCATCTTGAACAACCGGCTGCAAAACCGACACCGTCTGCACCGCCCGCTACGACAGCAGCAAAGTCAAATCCGCCCCGCGACCTTGGCGCGCGCGAGGAACGCGTGAAAATGACAAGGCTAAGGCAGACCATCGCCCGCCGCCTGAAGGAAGCGCAGAACACCGCCGCGATGCTCACCACCTTCAACGAAATCGACATGACCGCGATTTTGGCGATGCGCGAGGCGTACAAGGACAAATTTGAAAAACGCTACGGCGTGAAACTCGGCTTCATGGGGCTGTTCGTGCGCGCGGCTATCGCGGGCCTGCGCGAATTTCCGGCGGTGAATGCCGAAATCGACGGCGACGACATTATTTATAAAAACCACTATGACATCGGCGTCGCGGTTTCGACGCCGCAGGGTCTGGTCGTGCCGGTGGTGCGTGATGCCGACGCCAAGTCGCTGGCCGATATTGAAAAGGATATCGGCGCCTATGCCAAAAAGGCGCGCGACGGGCAACTCGCTCCCGCCGACATGATGGGCGGCACCTTTACCATCACCAATGGCGGCGTGTTCGGAAGCTTGATGTCCACGCCTATCCTCAACGCGCCGCAGGTCGGTATCCTGGGGATGCACAAAACCATGCAGCGCCCGGTGGTAATGCCCGACGGATCGATCGAGGCGCGCCCGATGATGTATGTCGCGCTGTCTTACGACCACCGCATCATCGACGGGCGCGAGGCGGTCAGTTTCCTCGTCCGCGTCAAGGAATGCCTCGAGGACCCGCAGCGTCTGGTGCTTGAAATCTGA
- a CDS encoding RNA methyltransferase, protein MNFVNTRAITSPANEEIKAIRALERRKDRKETGLFVAEGLRHVLEGIENGWDLQRLVFHTKVASKNEVVRATRVCAGNGGLCLEVNDAVLEKLSHKDNPQQVIGVFKQRLSALAGMPAKTCVVALEQVRDPGNLGTILRTVDGVGADGVILIDQCCDPFSVEAVRASMGSLFAVPVAIATRDEFMAFARGWKGTVVGTHLSDRTVDYRKADYKPPVLLVMGNEQAGLSPELSAALPVLAKLPMKGRADSLNLAIATGVMLYKILEG, encoded by the coding sequence ATGAATTTTGTAAACACCCGCGCCATTACAAGCCCGGCAAACGAGGAAATCAAGGCAATCCGCGCGCTGGAGCGGCGCAAGGACCGCAAAGAGACGGGCCTGTTCGTGGCCGAGGGGCTGCGCCACGTTCTGGAAGGCATCGAGAACGGATGGGATTTGCAACGGCTCGTCTTTCACACCAAGGTCGCGAGCAAGAACGAAGTCGTGCGCGCGACCCGCGTGTGCGCTGGGAATGGCGGGCTTTGCCTTGAGGTCAACGACGCCGTCCTCGAAAAACTTTCGCACAAGGACAACCCGCAGCAGGTCATCGGGGTTTTTAAACAGAGGCTGAGCGCGCTTGCGGGCATGCCCGCAAAAACATGCGTTGTCGCACTGGAACAGGTGCGCGACCCCGGCAATCTCGGCACCATTCTGCGTACCGTGGACGGCGTAGGCGCAGACGGCGTGATTTTGATCGACCAGTGCTGCGATCCGTTTTCGGTCGAGGCCGTGCGCGCCTCCATGGGCAGCCTGTTCGCCGTGCCCGTCGCAATTGCCACGCGCGACGAATTCATGGCGTTCGCGCGCGGGTGGAAAGGTACGGTCGTCGGCACGCATTTATCGGATCGCACCGTCGATTACCGCAAAGCTGATTACAAGCCGCCCGTGTTGCTGGTGATGGGCAACGAACAGGCGGGTCTTTCACCCGAACTTTCCGCAGCACTGCCCGTTCTTGCCAAACTGCCGATGAAAGGCCGCGCGGATAGCCTGAATTTAGCTATTGCTACAGGTGTGATGCTGTACAAGATACTTGAGGGTTAA
- the coaD gene encoding pantetheine-phosphate adenylyltransferase, which translates to MADPMRIGIYPGTFDPITKGHLHIIKRCARLVDHLIVAVATNPNKKPMFSLADRLAMVAGDIAELPEKRGEITVETFDSLLVEFAKNRGAGVIFRGLRAVSDFEYEFQMTGMNARLAPEIETVFLMASDKWQFVSSSFLKEIARLGGDVSPFVTAGVQEKILEAVR; encoded by the coding sequence ATGGCCGACCCGATGCGCATAGGAATTTATCCCGGTACCTTCGACCCCATCACCAAGGGGCACCTGCATATTATCAAGCGTTGCGCCCGGCTGGTCGATCATCTGATCGTGGCGGTGGCGACCAACCCCAATAAAAAGCCGATGTTTTCGCTGGCCGACCGGCTGGCGATGGTGGCCGGGGATATTGCCGAACTGCCTGAAAAGCGGGGTGAAATCACGGTCGAAACCTTCGACAGCCTGCTGGTCGAATTCGCCAAAAACCGGGGCGCTGGGGTGATTTTCCGGGGTTTGCGGGCGGTGTCGGATTTTGAATACGAATTCCAGATGACGGGCATGAACGCGCGCCTCGCGCCGGAGATCGAGACGGTCTTCCTGATGGCTTCCGACAAGTGGCAGTTCGTTTCCTCATCCTTCCTCAAGGAAATCGCCCGGCTGGGCGGGGACGTATCCCCCTTCGTCACGGCGGGGGTACAGGAAAAAATCCTTGAAGCCGTCCGCTAA
- a CDS encoding ABC transporter ATP-binding protein, with translation MKFFDFPASIDKDPPDGMTYLPDRVWPFLWFFMRQIRARFFTMVALGVCAGILGSLAPYFFGRIVGAFIDSDDRAAIWRHLATPLGLYVGLVLVLSPALYNTQGWLQSKTLPFYAAMVRRQLGLYLHQHSYRYFQDDFAGRLAGKVVEMPYSMRQIVNDITSPFIFAGVTFLTTLSLFAWIGRDFAIYTVLYLAAYLVNLRYFVPHIRKLSENSSRKRSVMRGRFVDIITNILLVKVFARRNHEDAYFREALHDNAAAASVVEVKVTHMFRIQHVLNSGFMLALCLATVRGWQSGTLSAAEITMVLPMALSMIQAAFWLTEVYTGFFERLGEIEEGMEAIVHAHEVTDRPNAPALVVREPAITFDDVTFSYPARPIFRNFTLHIPPRQRVGLVGPSGAGKSSLMQLLLRLHDVQSGRILIDGQDIAHVAQDSLRAAIGFIPQMADMLHRSVRDNLRYGDLVASDDAVIAAARAAQAHEFIMDLRDSKGGADYNATVGERGVKLSGGQRQRIAIARAILKNAPILVLDEATSSLDSESERLIQDALKDLMQGRTVLAIAHRLSTIAHLDRLVVMQDGKIVEDGAHARLLADGGLYARLWSLQSGGFLGEGH, from the coding sequence ATGAAATTTTTCGACTTTCCCGCCAGCATCGACAAGGACCCGCCGGACGGCATGACGTATCTGCCCGATCGGGTCTGGCCGTTTTTGTGGTTTTTCATGCGCCAGATCCGCGCCCGGTTTTTCACGATGGTGGCGCTGGGCGTCTGCGCGGGGATTCTGGGCAGTCTTGCGCCCTATTTCTTTGGCCGCATCGTCGGCGCCTTCATCGATTCAGACGACCGCGCGGCGATCTGGCGGCATCTGGCCACGCCGCTTGGTCTGTATGTCGGGCTGGTGCTGGTGCTTTCGCCCGCGCTTTACAACACGCAGGGGTGGCTGCAGTCAAAGACGCTGCCGTTTTACGCGGCCATGGTCCGCCGCCAGCTCGGCCTGTACCTGCACCAGCATTCCTACCGCTATTTTCAGGACGATTTCGCGGGCCGTTTGGCGGGCAAGGTGGTGGAAATGCCCTATTCCATGCGCCAGATTGTCAACGACATCACCAGCCCCTTCATCTTCGCTGGCGTGACCTTCCTGACCACGCTTTCACTGTTCGCGTGGATCGGACGCGACTTCGCGATTTATACGGTGCTGTATCTGGCCGCGTATCTGGTCAATCTGCGTTATTTCGTTCCACACATCCGCAAACTTTCCGAAAATTCGTCGCGCAAGCGCAGCGTAATGCGCGGGCGTTTCGTCGACATCATCACCAACATCCTGCTGGTCAAGGTCTTCGCCCGCCGCAATCACGAGGACGCCTATTTCCGCGAGGCGCTGCACGACAACGCCGCCGCCGCCTCGGTGGTCGAGGTCAAGGTCACGCACATGTTCCGCATCCAGCATGTGCTCAATTCCGGGTTCATGCTGGCTCTGTGTCTGGCCACCGTGCGCGGCTGGCAGTCCGGCACCCTTTCGGCGGCCGAAATTACGATGGTCCTGCCCATGGCGTTGAGCATGATTCAGGCCGCCTTCTGGCTGACCGAGGTCTATACCGGCTTTTTTGAACGTCTGGGCGAGATCGAGGAGGGGATGGAGGCGATCGTCCACGCCCACGAGGTCACCGACCGCCCGAACGCGCCCGCGCTGGTGGTGCGCGAACCCGCGATCACCTTTGACGACGTGACCTTTTCTTACCCCGCGCGTCCGATCTTCCGCAATTTCACCCTGCATATCCCGCCGCGTCAGCGCGTCGGCCTGGTCGGCCCTTCGGGGGCGGGAAAATCCAGCCTGATGCAGCTGCTCTTGCGCCTGCACGACGTGCAGTCGGGGCGCATCCTGATCGACGGACAGGACATCGCCCATGTCGCGCAGGACTCGTTGCGCGCGGCTATCGGCTTCATCCCGCAGATGGCCGACATGCTCCACCGTTCGGTGCGCGATAACCTGCGCTACGGCGATCTAGTGGCATCCGATGACGCGGTAATCGCCGCCGCCCGCGCGGCGCAGGCGCATGAATTCATCATGGATTTGCGCGATTCAAAGGGCGGCGCGGATTACAATGCCACGGTGGGCGAACGCGGTGTCAAACTCTCGGGCGGCCAGCGCCAGCGCATCGCCATCGCCCGCGCGATCCTGAAAAACGCCCCAATCCTTGTACTGGACGAGGCGACCTCCAGCCTCGATTCCGAATCCGAACGCCTGATTCAGGATGCCCTGAAGGATTTGATGCAAGGCCGCACCGTGCTGGCCATCGCGCACCGGCTTTCGACCATCGCGCACCTCGACCGGCTGGTGGTGATGCAGGATGGAAAAATCGTCGAGGACGGGGCACACGCGCGGCTACTGGCCGACGGTGGGCTCTATGCCCGTCTTTGGTCCTTGCAATCCGGGGGCTTTTTGGGCGAAGGCCATTGA
- the gyrA gene encoding DNA gyrase subunit A yields the protein MSAKNTPAQTPPSGENFPVVQLEDEMKKSYLDYAMSVIVSRALPDARDGLKPVHRRILYAMKDGGYDSTKSYKKSARIVGDVMGKYHPHGDSAIYDAMVRMAQDFSMRLPVIDGQGNFGSMDGDPAAAMRYTEARLAKAGEAILEDYDKDTVDFRPNYDESIQEPSVLPSRIPNLLVNGAGGIAVGMATNIPPHNLVEVVDGCIAYVDNNDITIEELMAVIPGPDFPTGGQILGRAGIRSAYTTGNGSVLMRAKTTIEEIRKDREAIIVHEVPYQVNKSKLLERIGELVRDKQVEGIADLRDESDRDGVRVVIELKRDAQGDVVLNQLFKFTPLQTSFPCNMLALNHGRPQTFNLKQFIEAFVKFREEVITRRTIFELGKARERAHILAGLAVAVANIDDVIALIRNAPDPQQAREQLMARDWPARDVAPLIALIDDPEYPVSENGTYKMSETQARAILDLRLHRLTGLERDKIGDELKDVTDAIREYLEILASREKLLTLLKNELVAVKTQFGTPRRTELVENYDEADIEDLIAREDMVVTVSNAGYAKRVPLNTYRAQKRGGKGRIGATTKEDDFVTDLFVASTHTPILFFTSRGIVHKMKVWQLPLGNAQSRGKALVNMMPLEAGENVSVYLRLPENVELWEQLDLLFATSHGTVRRNKLSDFGNIRANGLIAMKLEEGEKLVSVKICRADEDVLLATRDGKAIRFPVDDIRVFAGRTSTGVRGIKLAAKDEVMSMSILKHVDASPDERTAYIKAANAQRGAEDGDTDEEATSNAAISEDKFREMQAAEQFLLCVTDKGYGKRTSAYDYRVTGRGGSGITNMNLTAKNGKMVATFPVTDDHQIMLVTDEGQMIRTPVTDIRFTGRATQGVRVFNVEGKSKVVSVAWLMQDEDEGDEAAPEGTDAEAENIESQNDE from the coding sequence ATGAGCGCAAAAAACACCCCGGCGCAAACCCCGCCTTCGGGCGAAAACTTCCCCGTCGTCCAGCTCGAAGACGAGATGAAGAAATCCTATCTCGATTACGCGATGAGCGTGATTGTATCCCGCGCGCTGCCCGATGCGCGGGACGGGTTGAAGCCGGTCCATCGCCGCATCCTGTACGCGATGAAGGACGGTGGTTACGATTCCACCAAATCCTACAAAAAATCCGCTCGCATCGTCGGGGACGTGATGGGGAAATACCACCCGCACGGCGATTCCGCGATTTACGACGCCATGGTGCGCATGGCGCAGGATTTTTCGATGCGCCTGCCGGTCATCGACGGTCAGGGCAACTTCGGCTCGATGGACGGCGACCCCGCCGCCGCCATGCGTTACACCGAGGCGCGACTGGCCAAGGCTGGCGAGGCGATCCTCGAAGACTACGACAAGGACACGGTCGATTTCCGTCCCAACTATGACGAATCGATTCAGGAACCCTCGGTCCTGCCTTCGCGCATCCCCAATTTGCTGGTCAACGGCGCGGGCGGCATCGCGGTCGGCATGGCCACCAACATTCCGCCGCACAATTTGGTCGAGGTCGTGGACGGCTGCATCGCCTATGTCGATAACAACGACATCACGATCGAGGAATTGATGGCCGTTATTCCGGGGCCGGATTTCCCGACCGGCGGCCAGATTCTGGGCCGCGCCGGTATCCGTTCTGCCTATACCACCGGCAACGGCAGTGTGCTGATGCGCGCCAAAACGACGATCGAGGAAATCCGCAAGGATCGCGAGGCGATCATCGTCCACGAAGTCCCGTATCAGGTGAACAAATCCAAACTGCTTGAACGCATCGGCGAACTGGTGCGCGACAAGCAGGTGGAAGGGATCGCCGATCTGCGCGATGAATCCGACCGCGACGGCGTGCGTGTGGTGATCGAACTCAAACGCGACGCGCAGGGCGACGTGGTTTTGAACCAGCTGTTCAAATTCACGCCGCTGCAAACCAGCTTTCCGTGCAACATGCTGGCGCTCAACCACGGGCGGCCCCAGACCTTCAACCTCAAACAGTTTATCGAGGCCTTCGTCAAATTCCGCGAGGAAGTGATCACCCGCCGCACCATCTTTGAACTGGGCAAGGCGCGCGAACGCGCGCACATCTTGGCGGGTCTTGCGGTTGCTGTCGCCAATATCGACGACGTGATCGCGTTGATCCGCAACGCGCCCGACCCGCAACAGGCGCGCGAACAGTTGATGGCCCGCGATTGGCCCGCGCGCGACGTCGCGCCGCTGATCGCGTTGATCGACGATCCCGAATATCCGGTCAGCGAAAACGGCACCTACAAAATGTCGGAAACACAGGCCCGCGCCATTCTCGACCTGCGCCTGCACCGCCTGACGGGGCTTGAGCGCGACAAGATCGGCGACGAACTCAAGGACGTCACCGATGCGATCCGCGAATATCTGGAAATCCTCGCCAGCCGTGAAAAACTGCTCACCCTGCTTAAGAACGAGCTGGTCGCGGTCAAAACCCAGTTCGGCACTCCGCGCCGGACCGAGCTTGTCGAAAACTACGACGAGGCCGATATCGAGGACCTGATCGCGCGCGAGGACATGGTGGTGACCGTTTCCAACGCGGGTTACGCCAAACGCGTGCCGCTCAACACCTACCGCGCGCAAAAACGCGGCGGCAAGGGGCGTATCGGCGCGACCACGAAAGAGGACGATTTCGTCACCGACCTGTTCGTCGCATCGACCCACACGCCGATTCTGTTCTTCACCTCGCGTGGGATCGTCCACAAGATGAAGGTCTGGCAGTTGCCGCTGGGCAACGCGCAATCGCGCGGCAAGGCGCTGGTCAACATGATGCCGCTTGAGGCCGGGGAAAACGTCTCGGTCTACCTGCGTCTGCCGGAAAACGTGGAATTGTGGGAACAGCTCGACCTGCTGTTCGCCACCTCGCACGGCACCGTACGCCGGAACAAGCTTTCGGATTTCGGCAATATCCGCGCCAACGGCCTGATCGCGATGAAGCTGGAGGAAGGCGAGAAACTGGTTTCGGTCAAGATCTGCCGCGCCGACGAAGACGTGCTTCTGGCCACGCGCGACGGCAAGGCGATCCGCTTCCCCGTCGATGACATCCGCGTTTTCGCGGGCCGCACCTCGACCGGCGTGCGCGGCATCAAACTTGCCGCGAAGGACGAGGTCATGTCGATGTCCATCCTCAAACACGTCGACGCCAGCCCGGACGAACGCACGGCCTATATCAAGGCCGCCAACGCCCAAAGGGGGGCCGAGGACGGCGACACCGACGAGGAGGCGACGTCGAACGCCGCGATTTCCGAAGACAAATTCAGGGAAATGCAGGCGGCCGAGCAGTTCCTTCTGTGCGTGACCGACAAAGGCTACGGCAAGCGTACCTCGGCCTATGATTACCGCGTGACGGGCCGCGGGGGCTCCGGCATCACCAACATGAACCTGACCGCCAAGAACGGTAAAATGGTCGCGACCTTCCCGGTCACCGACGATCACCAGATCATGCTAGTGACGGACGAAGGCCAGATGATAAGGACGCCGGTCACCGACATCCGCTTTACCGGCCGCGCGACACAGGGCGTGCGCGTCTTCAACGTCGAAGGCAAGTCCAAGGTCGTTTCGGTGGCCTGGCTGATGCAGGACGAGGATGAGGGCGACGAAGCCGCGCCGGAAGGCACGGACGCGGAAGCCGAAAACATCGAATCCCAGAACGACGAATAA
- a CDS encoding GNAT family N-acetyltransferase yields the protein MVALQEAGRADLPVLESYLRAMTAETEAATGDALPVNMAAITASFDEGVHWFLFTDEAGTHFGCCHMQSVFNYWRAEKRFYLGGLYFTPDHRGRGYLSHIVAALRAWAAEHGGVQIYCHIHAKNALSTRAFAKAGFALVDYQLHVLHWGD from the coding sequence ATGGTTGCCTTGCAAGAAGCCGGGCGGGCGGATTTGCCCGTTCTTGAATCCTATCTGCGCGCGATGACGGCGGAAACCGAGGCCGCGACGGGCGACGCCCTGCCCGTGAATATGGCGGCGATTACGGCATCGTTCGACGAAGGCGTGCACTGGTTCCTGTTCACGGACGAGGCCGGTACGCATTTCGGATGCTGCCACATGCAAAGCGTGTTTAATTACTGGCGGGCGGAAAAGCGTTTTTATCTGGGTGGGTTGTATTTCACGCCGGATCATCGTGGGCGCGGATATCTGTCACATATCGTCGCGGCGCTGCGCGCGTGGGCGGCGGAACACGGCGGCGTGCAAATCTATTGCCACATCCATGCGAAAAACGCGCTTAGCACACGGGCATTTGCCAAGGCGGGTTTCGCCCTGGTCGATTACCAACTGCACGTCCTGCACTGGGGTGATTAA
- a CDS encoding DUF502 domain-containing protein, which produces METPIQQSHRPSILTRLRAWLIAGLLVTVPLYLTFVITVSFVTFVDRKVAGLIPPPYNPNTYLPFWIPGSGLIIVLVFLIVVGMVARNYLGGKLVHLWERILDRMPIVRSIYGASKQIMETVFADKSRAFRDVVMFEYPRKGMWVMGFVTGETQGEVQGKTATTVVNVFLPTTPNPTSGFLLFIPKEDLIYLDMAVEDGIKMIVSGGIVAPGQKKRPENKKN; this is translated from the coding sequence ATGGAAACACCGATTCAGCAATCGCACCGGCCCTCCATCCTGACGCGGCTGCGCGCATGGTTGATCGCGGGCCTGCTGGTCACCGTTCCTCTTTACCTGACTTTCGTCATCACCGTCAGTTTTGTCACCTTCGTCGACAGGAAGGTCGCGGGGCTGATTCCACCGCCATACAATCCCAATACCTATCTGCCGTTCTGGATTCCCGGCTCTGGCCTGATCATCGTTCTGGTTTTCCTGATCGTCGTCGGCATGGTGGCGCGCAATTATCTGGGCGGGAAACTCGTCCATCTCTGGGAACGCATCCTCGACCGGATGCCCATCGTGCGTTCGATCTACGGTGCCAGCAAACAGATCATGGAAACCGTGTTCGCCGACAAGTCGCGCGCCTTTCGCGACGTCGTGATGTTTGAATATCCGCGCAAGGGCATGTGGGTCATGGGTTTCGTGACCGGCGAAACGCAGGGCGAGGTGCAGGGCAAAACGGCCACGACCGTGGTCAACGTCTTCCTGCCGACCACGCCCAACCCGACATCGGGATTTTTGCTGTTCATCCCCAAGGAAGACCTGATCTATCTGGACATGGCGGTCGAGGACGGCATCAAGATGATCGTCTCCGGCGGCATCGTAGCGCCGGGCCAGAAAAAACGCCCGGAAAACAAAAAAAATTAG
- a CDS encoding 4-hydroxy-tetrahydrodipicolinate synthase codes for MAFSCTGIITALITPFCDGVIDDAALRRLIERQIAAGVHGLCVGGTTGEAAALDDTQMDRIYRIALETAAGRVPVIAGCGSNDTAHAVRLAHLAQVAGADAALVVTPYYNRPTQEGVFRHYAAIHDSCALPLILYNVPGRTALNMDMDTQTRLVALPRVVGIKDAGGDIARIARTRLSCGPCFLQYTGEDAFMLPALIQGAHGVISVVSNIAPELCVRLFDAVQANENATARRLSEDLLPLIDALFCETSPGPAKYAGARIKICRNELRLPLVPVAWESERRIDGALAALGLVEPARACA; via the coding sequence ATGGCTTTTTCATGCACCGGCATCATTACGGCTTTGATCACCCCGTTTTGCGATGGAGTCATCGACGATGCGGCTTTACGCCGGTTGATCGAACGCCAGATCGCGGCGGGTGTGCACGGCCTGTGCGTCGGCGGCACGACGGGTGAGGCCGCGGCACTGGACGATACGCAGATGGATCGCATCTATCGTATCGCGCTTGAAACGGCCGCGGGCCGTGTCCCGGTCATTGCCGGCTGCGGGTCGAACGACACCGCGCACGCCGTGCGTCTGGCGCATCTGGCGCAGGTGGCGGGCGCCGATGCCGCGCTGGTGGTGACGCCCTATTACAACCGCCCGACGCAGGAAGGCGTTTTTCGTCATTACGCCGCCATCCACGATTCCTGCGCGCTGCCGTTGATTCTTTATAACGTTCCCGGCCGCACCGCGCTGAACATGGATATGGATACGCAAACACGGCTTGTGGCCCTGCCGCGCGTCGTGGGTATCAAGGACGCGGGCGGCGACATCGCGCGCATTGCGCGCACGCGCCTGTCCTGCGGCCCCTGTTTTCTTCAATACACGGGCGAGGACGCGTTCATGCTCCCTGCGTTGATTCAGGGTGCGCACGGCGTCATATCTGTGGTGTCCAACATTGCGCCGGAATTATGCGTGCGCCTGTTCGATGCCGTGCAAGCGAACGAAAATGCTACGGCGCGCCGCCTGTCCGAAGACCTGTTACCCTTGATCGACGCGCTGTTTTGCGAAACCTCGCCGGGACCGGCGAAATACGCGGGCGCCCGCATCAAAATTTGTCGCAATGAACTGCGCCTGCCGCTGGTGCCGGTTGCGTGGGAATCCGAACGCCGTATCGACGGCGCGCTGGCGGCGCTGGGGCTGGTTGAACCGGCGCGGGCCTGCGCATGA
- a CDS encoding class I SAM-dependent methyltransferase, which translates to MTGQNPTILREDGWASYALLDSGHGRKLERYGTVIVDRPEPQALWSPTLPAARWGQAQAVFKNASEREDDEGGNWDFQVKNPPEIWDVPVEGATCRARFMAFRHMGLFPEQRPHWAWMKNVIAGRPLKILNLFAYTGAASLIAAASGAQVTHVDASKKAIQWAKDNQDASKLGDAPIRWICEDARKFVAREIRRGNTYDGILLDPPKYGRGADGEVWRFESDIAPLLRDCAALLSPDASFMILTAYALRLSSVALGHMLRDVAPKRGGIDHGELWLGDEGGARPLPTSLFARWAA; encoded by the coding sequence ATGACAGGCCAAAACCCCACGATTTTGCGCGAGGACGGATGGGCGAGCTATGCCCTGCTGGATAGCGGGCACGGACGCAAGCTTGAGCGTTATGGCACGGTTATCGTGGATCGGCCGGAACCGCAGGCGCTGTGGTCGCCCACTTTGCCCGCAGCGCGCTGGGGGCAGGCGCAGGCCGTATTCAAAAACGCGTCGGAGCGCGAGGACGACGAAGGCGGCAATTGGGATTTTCAGGTCAAAAATCCACCTGAAATCTGGGACGTGCCGGTCGAGGGCGCGACCTGCCGCGCACGGTTCATGGCGTTCCGGCATATGGGATTGTTCCCCGAACAGCGTCCGCACTGGGCGTGGATGAAAAACGTCATCGCCGGGCGGCCTTTAAAAATCCTCAACCTGTTTGCCTATACCGGCGCGGCATCGCTGATCGCCGCCGCGTCAGGTGCGCAGGTCACGCATGTCGACGCCAGCAAAAAGGCGATCCAGTGGGCCAAGGACAACCAGGACGCATCGAAGCTGGGCGATGCGCCGATCCGCTGGATCTGCGAGGATGCACGCAAATTCGTCGCGCGCGAAATCCGGCGCGGCAACACATATGACGGCATTCTTCTCGACCCCCCAAAATACGGACGCGGGGCGGATGGCGAGGTATGGCGGTTTGAAAGCGACATTGCGCCGCTGTTGCGCGATTGCGCGGCGTTGTTATCGCCCGACGCGTCGTTCATGATTTTGACCGCCTATGCGCTGCGCCTGTCATCCGTCGCGCTTGGCCACATGCTGCGCGACGTGGCGCCAAAGCGCGGCGGCATAGACCACGGCGAGTTGTGGCTGGGCGACGAAGGCGGCGCGCGGCCCTTGCCCACGTCCCTGTTCGCGCGGTGGGCGGCATGA